In uncultured Cohaesibacter sp., a genomic segment contains:
- a CDS encoding alpha/beta hydrolase, translating to MVGQADKTLFEYAARYSYFPDPDANEPLDVSREKYTDARRSLVGRHDDEITIVDTDFGRRFTPRKIKQGPRKLIVYIHGGGWRNCNVITHASAMSDLAVLCEREVFGLSYPLAPEHVHPAAIDTVCAKIEKIATEEGCEIALAGDSAGANLALAAALRLRDEKKPVRLYGLLLYYGCYRRLYDTRSHKAYGDGSNGLATEWMRALWNFYLPDDADPKYADLSDADMSGLPPVFICEAECDCLADDSRWLAARLMDAGVRHFHDAYEGAVHGFIHYSKFHETSYRALRSAGRFLSMIED from the coding sequence ATGGTTGGACAAGCGGACAAAACCCTGTTCGAATATGCTGCTCGCTATTCCTATTTTCCTGATCCTGATGCCAATGAGCCACTGGATGTTTCACGGGAAAAATATACCGATGCACGGCGATCTCTGGTCGGGCGGCATGATGATGAAATCACCATAGTCGATACGGATTTCGGCCGCCGCTTCACGCCCCGCAAGATCAAGCAGGGACCGCGCAAGCTGATTGTCTATATTCATGGCGGAGGCTGGCGCAATTGCAATGTCATCACCCATGCCAGCGCCATGTCTGATCTGGCGGTCTTGTGCGAACGCGAGGTTTTCGGCTTGAGCTATCCTCTGGCCCCGGAGCATGTCCATCCTGCTGCGATTGACACGGTTTGCGCCAAGATCGAGAAGATCGCGACCGAGGAAGGATGCGAGATTGCCCTTGCCGGTGACAGCGCGGGAGCAAATCTTGCTCTTGCCGCAGCCTTGCGCCTGAGAGACGAGAAGAAGCCGGTTCGGCTCTATGGATTGCTGCTTTATTATGGCTGCTATCGTCGCCTCTATGATACCCGCTCCCACAAGGCCTATGGTGATGGCTCCAACGGGCTGGCCACTGAATGGATGCGGGCTCTGTGGAACTTCTATCTGCCTGATGATGCCGACCCAAAATATGCAGATCTGTCAGATGCGGACATGTCCGGTCTGCCGCCAGTCTTCATCTGTGAAGCAGAATGCGATTGTCTTGCCGATGACAGCCGCTGGCTGGCGGCAAGGCTGATGGACGCCGGGGTTCGCCATTTCCATGATGCTTATGAAGGTGCGGTGCATGGCTTCATCCACTATAGCAAATTTCACGAGACCAGCTACAGGGCGCTGCGCTCGGCTGGCCGGTTTCTCAGCATGATTGAAGACTAG
- the dxr gene encoding 1-deoxy-D-xylulose-5-phosphate reductoisomerase, translating into MSKSSSAGTPLESLKGAPKSISVLGASGSVGDSALDIIAGSPDRYQVNALSANRNVEKLARAAIASGARFAVVADESCYGDLKQALAGHDIEVGAGSDAVEEAAARPADIVIGAIVGAAGICPTLAALKAGNQVALANKEALVCAGDLVMAEAARLGKPILPVDSEHSAIFQVYERDNRDEISEIVLTASGGPFRTWDKEAIASASIEQALTHPNFSMGSKITIDSASMMNKGLELIEAHHLYGLPSDRLKVVVHPQQIIHGLVAYSDGSLLAQLGAPDMRIPVAHCLAWPERAPANTDRISLVEIAQFTFEAPDSERFPCLRLARQALETGGSLPNILNAANEIAVAAFLAGEIAFGGIARLVEAVMEDFMRRGETGAAGNVADVLALDQSARAVARGMLR; encoded by the coding sequence ATGTCCAAGTCATCATCTGCTGGCACCCCTTTGGAGAGCCTTAAGGGCGCACCGAAATCCATTTCAGTGCTGGGGGCGAGCGGATCGGTTGGAGATTCTGCACTCGATATCATTGCCGGTTCTCCGGATCGCTATCAGGTCAACGCGCTGAGCGCCAATCGCAACGTGGAAAAGCTGGCTCGGGCAGCGATTGCATCGGGCGCGCGCTTTGCTGTGGTGGCGGATGAGAGTTGCTATGGCGATCTCAAGCAAGCCCTTGCCGGCCATGACATCGAGGTTGGAGCGGGATCGGATGCTGTTGAGGAAGCCGCCGCGCGCCCTGCTGATATCGTGATTGGGGCGATTGTCGGTGCCGCGGGTATCTGTCCCACGCTGGCCGCGCTCAAGGCGGGCAATCAGGTGGCGCTGGCCAACAAGGAGGCGCTGGTTTGTGCGGGCGATCTGGTGATGGCGGAAGCGGCGCGGTTGGGCAAGCCCATTCTGCCGGTTGATTCCGAACATAGCGCCATTTTTCAGGTCTATGAGCGGGACAATCGGGATGAAATTTCCGAGATTGTTTTGACCGCATCTGGCGGTCCGTTTCGTACATGGGACAAGGAAGCCATCGCCAGCGCTTCCATAGAGCAGGCGCTGACCCATCCCAATTTTTCCATGGGCAGCAAAATCACGATCGACAGTGCCTCGATGATGAACAAGGGGCTGGAGCTGATCGAGGCACATCATCTTTACGGCTTGCCATCTGATCGTCTGAAAGTTGTGGTGCATCCCCAGCAGATCATTCATGGACTGGTTGCCTATAGCGATGGGTCGTTGCTTGCCCAGCTTGGCGCACCGGACATGCGTATTCCGGTGGCACATTGTCTGGCCTGGCCCGAACGCGCTCCGGCCAATACGGATCGCATTTCGCTGGTCGAGATCGCTCAATTCACTTTCGAGGCTCCTGACAGCGAACGCTTCCCTTGCCTGAGATTGGCTCGGCAGGCGCTTGAAACTGGTGGTAGTCTGCCCAATATTCTCAACGCAGCCAATGAGATAGCTGTTGCGGCATTCCTTGCCGGAGAGATTGCTTTTGGCGGTATTGCCCGGCTGGTCGAGGCGGTGATGGAAGATTTTATGCGACGCGGGGAGACCGGCGCGGCTGGCAATGTGGCCGATGTTCTGGCGCTGGATCAGTCTGCACGCGCTGTTGCGCGCGGGATGTTGCGATAG
- a CDS encoding phosphatidate cytidylyltransferase, whose protein sequence is MHSSRAGSIILKGDALWEVMGEAVLDPLEKSASEPENQAQKKSIWSDLMVRFVSGIVLAVAAFAVTWWGGVAYALFFGVVSVLIYREWLHMVGEAPFQTPAMTGYISILGSLFCFHFGDWQAGLAVPVFGAGYLFFARCSYRIARWCALGILYAAAFGGAMLLLRQDIAFGFAAILMLFALVWGTDVSAYFVGKYVGGPKLWPRVSPKKTWSGSIGGLVLGTGFSVFVALILGISLNVPLIVTLGALSVFSQLGDLAESQMKRMFDVKDSGTLIPGHGGVMDRVDGLLFAVVAAAVIGFFFADIHSLATGFLIQ, encoded by the coding sequence ATGCACTCGTCTCGGGCGGGTAGCATCATCCTCAAGGGGGATGCTTTATGGGAAGTAATGGGAGAAGCCGTTCTGGATCCTTTAGAAAAATCCGCTAGCGAGCCTGAAAATCAGGCGCAGAAAAAGAGCATCTGGTCCGATCTGATGGTTCGGTTCGTCTCCGGAATCGTGCTGGCGGTTGCCGCTTTTGCCGTAACCTGGTGGGGCGGGGTGGCCTATGCCCTGTTCTTTGGGGTTGTTTCCGTTCTGATCTATCGCGAATGGCTCCACATGGTTGGAGAGGCGCCTTTTCAGACGCCCGCGATGACGGGATATATTTCAATCTTGGGCTCTCTGTTTTGTTTCCATTTCGGTGATTGGCAGGCGGGGCTTGCCGTTCCTGTTTTCGGGGCCGGTTATCTGTTTTTTGCGCGCTGTTCCTATCGCATAGCGCGCTGGTGCGCTCTGGGTATTCTCTATGCGGCGGCATTTGGCGGCGCGATGCTGTTGCTCAGGCAGGATATTGCATTCGGTTTTGCCGCCATTCTGATGTTGTTCGCGCTGGTCTGGGGAACCGATGTTTCGGCCTATTTCGTCGGTAAATATGTTGGCGGGCCGAAATTGTGGCCGCGGGTTTCGCCCAAGAAAACATGGTCCGGCTCCATTGGGGGGCTGGTTCTGGGAACAGGATTTTCAGTGTTCGTAGCGCTCATTCTCGGTATTTCCCTGAATGTGCCGCTCATCGTCACGCTCGGCGCACTTTCTGTGTTCTCGCAATTGGGGGATCTTGCGGAGTCGCAAATGAAGCGTATGTTTGACGTTAAGGATTCCGGAACCCTGATACCCGGGCACGGTGGTGTCATGGATCGTGTGGATGGATTGCTGTTTGCCGTGGTGGCTGCGGCGGTGATCGGTTTCTTCTTTGCCGATATCCATTCGCTGGCGACGGGGTTTCTCATCCAGTAG
- a CDS encoding isoprenyl transferase, giving the protein MAIPRHLAIIMDGNGRWANERKLTRTQGHRQGVVAVREIVTNAIDLGIEYLTLFAFSSENWSRPPSEIRDLFGLLKLFINKDLATLHKQNVRVRVMGSRDGLEGDIVALLDKAETLTRNNSGLVLMIAFNYGARQEITAMVQHLAREVEAGRLKADAINESLIAQNLYSGGVPDPDVILRTSGEQRLSNFLLWQAAYSEFIFVDCYWPDFDRNQLELALVEFGCRNRRFGGVSVDEMELTPNALVSGG; this is encoded by the coding sequence ATGGCCATCCCTCGGCATTTGGCCATCATCATGGACGGGAATGGGCGCTGGGCAAATGAACGCAAACTGACGCGAACCCAAGGCCACCGTCAGGGTGTGGTTGCCGTTCGCGAGATCGTTACCAATGCTATTGATCTCGGGATCGAATATCTTACGCTTTTTGCCTTCAGTTCGGAAAACTGGTCGCGCCCGCCATCCGAAATCCGCGATCTGTTCGGGTTGCTGAAGCTTTTCATCAACAAGGATCTTGCCACGCTGCACAAGCAGAATGTCAGGGTGCGGGTGATGGGAAGCCGCGATGGGCTGGAAGGCGACATCGTCGCTTTGCTGGACAAGGCCGAAACGCTGACGCGGAATAACAGCGGGCTAGTTCTGATGATCGCCTTCAATTACGGCGCGCGTCAGGAAATTACCGCGATGGTGCAGCATCTGGCTCGTGAAGTGGAAGCAGGCCGACTGAAGGCCGATGCCATCAATGAGAGCCTCATTGCGCAGAATCTCTATTCGGGCGGGGTGCCTGATCCGGATGTTATCTTGCGTACCAGCGGCGAGCAGCGATTGAGCAATTTTTTGCTTTGGCAGGCCGCCTATTCGGAATTCATTTTCGTTGACTGCTATTGGCCTGATTTTGACCGCAATCAACTGGAGTTGGCTCTGGTTGAATTTGGCTGTCGCAATCGCCGCTTTGGCGGAGTGAGCGTTGATGAAATGGAATTGACGCCAAATGCACTCGTCTCGGGCGGGTAG
- the frr gene encoding ribosome recycling factor, whose product MSAEEELDLEDLERRMKGAVSVLKTELSGLRTGRASMALLDPITVEAYGQTMPINQVGTVSVPEPRMLSIQVWDKGMVGAVEKAIRESNIGINPVTDGQLLRLPIPELNQERRQEMVKIAHSYSENAKVSVRHVRRDGMDMCKKAEKDGMSEDDVRLYNDEIQELTDKYVAAIDKLSSAKEAEIMQV is encoded by the coding sequence ATGTCTGCCGAAGAAGAACTGGATCTTGAAGACCTTGAACGCCGCATGAAGGGGGCTGTGTCTGTTCTGAAAACGGAATTGTCTGGATTGAGAACCGGGCGCGCATCCATGGCCCTTCTGGACCCGATCACGGTGGAAGCCTATGGCCAGACCATGCCGATCAATCAGGTCGGTACGGTTTCCGTGCCTGAGCCGCGCATGCTGTCGATTCAGGTTTGGGACAAGGGGATGGTCGGCGCTGTTGAAAAGGCGATTCGTGAATCCAATATCGGTATCAATCCGGTAACCGATGGTCAGCTGCTCCGTTTGCCTATTCCTGAGTTGAACCAGGAACGTCGTCAGGAAATGGTCAAAATTGCACATTCTTATTCAGAGAATGCGAAAGTGTCTGTGCGCCATGTGCGTCGTGATGGCATGGACATGTGCAAGAAGGCCGAGAAGGACGGCATGAGTGAAGATGATGTTCGTCTTTACAATGACGAAATTCAGGAACTGACCGACAAATATGTCGCTGCGATTGATAAGCTGTCTTCGGCAAAAGAAGCAGAAATCATGCAGGTCTAG
- the pyrH gene encoding UMP kinase: MGNLKYKRVLLKVSGEALMGEQSFGIDQAMVARVAREIADVRALGVEVGVVIGGGNIFRGVSVAAKGGDRVRGDHMGMLATVMNVLAMANALEDIDIPVVPMSAIAMDEICEPFTQRAAKAYLAEGKVVLFAAGTGNPFVTTDSGAALRAAEMQCDALFKGTQVDGVYSADPLKDPDAVRYDQISYAEVLKQGLKVMDAAAIALAQEANIPIIVYSLHEPDGLVEILQGRGHATVVSS, from the coding sequence ATGGGAAATTTGAAATACAAGCGTGTTTTGCTCAAGGTATCCGGCGAAGCGCTGATGGGAGAGCAGTCTTTCGGGATTGATCAGGCCATGGTGGCGCGAGTCGCACGGGAAATCGCCGATGTGCGGGCGCTTGGTGTCGAAGTCGGTGTTGTCATCGGCGGCGGCAATATCTTCAGGGGTGTTTCCGTGGCAGCCAAGGGTGGCGACCGGGTTCGCGGCGACCATATGGGCATGCTTGCCACCGTCATGAATGTTCTGGCGATGGCCAATGCGCTTGAAGATATCGATATTCCCGTGGTGCCGATGTCCGCGATTGCCATGGACGAGATTTGCGAGCCCTTTACCCAGCGTGCCGCCAAGGCCTATCTGGCCGAAGGCAAGGTGGTGCTGTTCGCCGCCGGAACGGGCAATCCCTTTGTCACCACAGATTCGGGTGCGGCCTTGCGCGCGGCTGAAATGCAATGTGATGCCCTGTTCAAGGGCACGCAGGTTGATGGCGTTTACTCCGCAGACCCGCTCAAAGACCCGGATGCGGTCCGCTATGACCAGATCAGCTATGCCGAAGTCCTTAAACAAGGGCTCAAGGTTATGGATGCGGCTGCAATTGCGCTTGCCCAAGAGGCAAATATACCGATAATTGTTTATTCATTGCACGAACCGGACGGTCTTGTCGAAATTCTTCAGGGCCGGGGACATGCAACCGTAGTTTCCAGCTGA